A part of Verrucomicrobiota bacterium genomic DNA contains:
- a CDS encoding MFS transporter, translated as MQSGNDKTTGSDHTTWQGMRWYICALLFFATTINYIDRQILSLIKEFLDVQFGWSKAQFGLVNSLFQGAYGAGLLWFGWFVDRRGVRLGYAVSMVGWSLAAMVHAFVNFIPQGHKFAAYGFVFEYTTLAVGSFGFCRVLLGLAEAGNFPSAVKGVAQWFPKRERALAASLFNAGTNVGAIIAPALVPFLAIKFGWPMPFILAGILGFVWLFFWLPVYKTPEEHPRVSKEELELIQSDKEISTPEKVSWLSLLGHRQTWSFIVAKFMTDPVWWFFLIWLPDFFNETLLLNIKKSWVHLVTIYSIITVLSIFGGWITGHLSKLGWSITRARKTGMFVFALCVVPVMFATHFGRFNVDAGFFDRLKVSSYTIEKIVTVEGKNVKEKTTKPVPAEVVTALQALNGKTYRTAESFIQAAGEIVTPATATEMKQALADSARDNQLFWIAVLLISLAGAAHQAWSANLYTTVSDMFPKKAVASIIGIGGMAGSMGGMIFPLVTGVLLDHFKAAGKVTAGYNILFGICAFAYLTSFAIHHFLAPKFEAVDVDKKKTA; from the coding sequence ATGCAATCTGGAAATGACAAGACAACTGGCTCTGACCACACGACGTGGCAGGGGATGCGCTGGTACATTTGTGCCTTGCTGTTTTTCGCCACGACGATCAACTACATTGATCGCCAAATCCTGTCGCTGATCAAAGAGTTTCTCGATGTTCAGTTTGGCTGGAGCAAGGCGCAGTTCGGCCTGGTCAACTCGCTCTTTCAAGGCGCGTATGGCGCGGGGTTATTGTGGTTCGGATGGTTCGTGGACCGCCGGGGAGTCCGCCTGGGCTACGCGGTCTCCATGGTCGGCTGGAGCCTGGCCGCAATGGTGCATGCGTTCGTCAACTTCATCCCGCAAGGGCATAAATTTGCCGCGTACGGGTTCGTGTTTGAATACACCACCCTGGCAGTGGGCTCGTTTGGCTTTTGCCGGGTGCTGCTGGGCTTAGCGGAAGCTGGCAACTTTCCCTCCGCCGTCAAGGGCGTGGCGCAGTGGTTCCCCAAGCGCGAACGGGCGCTGGCCGCCAGCCTGTTTAACGCGGGCACGAATGTGGGCGCAATTATCGCTCCGGCATTGGTGCCGTTCCTGGCGATTAAATTCGGCTGGCCGATGCCGTTCATCCTGGCGGGCATACTGGGGTTTGTGTGGCTGTTCTTCTGGCTGCCGGTGTACAAAACCCCGGAGGAACATCCCCGGGTATCCAAGGAAGAATTAGAACTGATCCAGAGCGACAAGGAAATCAGCACCCCGGAAAAAGTGTCGTGGCTGAGCCTGCTGGGACACCGGCAGACATGGTCGTTCATCGTGGCCAAGTTCATGACCGATCCGGTGTGGTGGTTTTTCCTGATCTGGCTGCCGGACTTTTTCAACGAAACCCTGCTGCTGAACATCAAGAAAAGCTGGGTCCACCTGGTCACCATTTACAGCATCATCACCGTGCTCAGTATTTTTGGCGGCTGGATCACCGGCCATTTGAGCAAGTTGGGCTGGAGCATCACTCGTGCGCGCAAGACGGGCATGTTTGTTTTTGCGCTATGCGTGGTACCAGTCATGTTCGCGACGCATTTCGGGCGTTTCAATGTGGATGCCGGGTTCTTTGACCGCCTCAAAGTCTCCAGCTACACGATCGAAAAGATCGTCACGGTGGAGGGGAAGAACGTGAAGGAGAAAACGACCAAGCCGGTCCCGGCCGAGGTGGTGACGGCGTTGCAGGCATTGAATGGGAAGACCTATCGCACGGCAGAAAGTTTCATCCAGGCAGCCGGCGAGATCGTTACGCCGGCCACGGCCACGGAAATGAAACAGGCCCTGGCGGACTCCGCGCGGGATAACCAACTATTCTGGATCGCCGTGCTGCTCATCAGCCTGGCGGGAGCGGCGCACCAGGCCTGGTCGGCCAACCTGTACACCACCGTCTCGGACATGTTCCCGAAGAAGGCGGTGGCCTCCATCATCGGCATTGGCGGCATGGCCGGCTCGATGGGCGGGATGATTTTCCCGTTGGTCACCGGGGTTTTGTTGGACCATTTCAAGGCGGCAGGCAAAGTGACGGCCGGATACAACATCCTGTTTGGGATATGCGCGTTTGCCTACCTGACCAGCTTTGCCATTCACCATTTCCTGGCCCCCAAATTTGAAGCAGTGGATGTGGATAAGAAGAAAACGGCTTAA